A region of the Hyalangium gracile genome:
TCCTCACCTCGCGAGCCAGCTCCAGCCCCGACATGCCCGGCAGGGTGATGTCCGTGAGGATCACGTCGAAGCGCCCCGCCGCCAGAGCGCCCCGCGCCGCCTCGGCGCTCTCCACCTCCACCACGTCGTGCCCGAGCAGCTCCAGCAGCTCGCCAGCCGACGCGCGGATCTCCTCGTCATCCTCCACCAGCAGCACCCGCATGCTCCGGGGCGGCTCCTGCACGGGCACGCGCTGGGACGGGGTGGGCTCCGGCGCGCTGGCGGCCCGGGCCACCATCCGCTGCTCGCGCTGGTTCAACAGCTGCCGCACCTTGCGCGCCAGATCCTCGCGGCGATGCGGCTTGCTCAGCAGATTCACGCCGGGATCGAGCCGCCCGCCATGCACGATGGCGTTCTCCGCGTAGCCCGAGGTGAAGAGCACCTCGACATCCGGCAGCAGCGCCTTGGCCTGCCGCGCCAGCTCGGTGCCGCGCACGGGGCCGGGCATCACCACGTCGGTGAACACCAGGTCCACCGGGATGCCGCTCTGGAGGATCGCCAGCGCGCTCTGACCGTCCACGGCCTTGAGCACGCGGTAGCCCAGCTCGCCCAGCATCTCCACCACCGTGCTGCGCACCTCCGCGTCGTCCTCCACCACGAGGAGCGTCTCGGTGCCGCCCTCGATCGGCCCTGTGAGGACCTCGGCGGGAGCCATCTCGGGCTGCAGCGAGCGAGGCAGGTAGATCTTGATGGTCGTGCCGTGGCCGACCTCGCTGTAGATCTTCACGTGCCCGCCGCTCTGGCGGACGAAGCCGTACACCATGCTCAGGCCCAGGCCCGTGCCACGGCCCTCGGGCTTGGTGGTGAAGAAGGGCTCGAAGGCGCGCTTGAGGACCTCCGGCGTCATGCCGCTGCCCGTGTCCGAGACGGCCAGCAGCACGTACTGGCCGGGCACCACCTCCGGGTGCAGGTGGGCGTAGTGGTCGTCGAGCATGGCGTTGCTGACCTCGATCGTCAGCTTGCCGGCGCCCTCCATGGCATCCCTGGCATTGATGGCCAGGTTGAGGATGACGTTCTCCAGCTGGTTGGGATCGACGAGCGTGTTCCACAGCCCGCCCGCGGAGACGGTCTCCACCTCGATGTCTTCTCCCAGGGCGCGGCGCAGCAGATCGTCCATGCCTCGCACCAGCCGGCCCAGGTTGAGGACCAGGGGCTCGAGGGGCTGACGGCGTGAGAACGCGAGCAGCTGGGCCGCGAGCCGGGCGCCCCGGTCGACGGCCGTGGCCGCCGCCTTCACCCGCCGCAAGGCGCGCTCGTTCCCCGCCACGTCCCGCTGCAGGAGCTGGAGGTTGCCGCCAACGACCTGGAGCAGGTTGTTGAAGTCGTGCGCCACGCCTCCGGTGAGCTGGCCGATGGCCTCCATCTTCTGCGACTGGCGGAGCTGATCCTCCGTCTGCCGCTGCTCGGTGATGTCCCGCGCGACGGCGTAGAGCACGCCATCCTCGGGCACCGGCACCGCGGTCCACGAGAGGACGCGGTAGGAGCCGTCCTTGTGCCGGAAGGTGTTCTCGAACCGCTGCGTCAGGTAGCCGCCGGCCAGCCGGGCCACCTCCTCCTGGGTCTTCTCATGCTCTCCGGGCGGCTCGAGCCAGGCCGACGTCCTTCCCACCAGCTCCGCCTCGCTCCAGCCCAGGACGGTGGTCCACGCCGGGTTGACGCTGATGAAGCGGCCCTCGAAGTCCGCCACCAGCAGCAGGTCCTGGGAGAAGTTCCAGATGCGATCGCGCTCGCGGGTGCGCTGCTGGACGCGCTGCTCGAGCTGCTCGTTGGCCCGGCGCAGCTCCACGATGGCCCTGACCCGCTCGCTGGCCGCCCAGATGCGGTCGGCGACGTTGCGAATGAAGGTGAGCTCGTCCTGGGACCAGTCGCGGACCTCCCGGTCATGCAGGTAGAGGATGGCCACCAGGTGCCCGTGCTCCAGCAACGGCACGTTGAGCAGGCTTCGAATGCCGAGCGCCCGCAGGTTGGCGCCTCCCCTCACGGTCGTCGGGTCACTCTCGACGTCCCGGATGATGACCGTCTCGCCCCGCCGGAGGTTCTCGATGTAGCTGCCGTAGTCGGCGAACCGATGCCGCCCCGCCACGCTCTGGATGCCCGGGTCGGCGCGCCAGTCCCGCTCGATCTCGACGTACTCCTGGGACTCATCGACCGAGCCGTAGCCCGCGCGCTGGACGCCGAAGAGGCGGCCGACGATCTCCATGGCGGCGCCCGCGATGTCGGCGGTGTCCCCCATATCCCTCAGCCGGTCACCCACCTCGACGAGCGCGGCCTGGCGCAGCTCCGCCTTCTTCCGCTCGTCGACGTCGAGCAGCACCCCGGGGAAGCGCAGCGGCTTGCCCTCGGGGCTGAGCTCGCAGCGTCCGTTCGCCTGGAGCCAGCGGTAGGAGCCGTCGAGCTGCCGAACGCGGTACTCGGCGCGGTACGGTCCGCCGGTCTCGAGGGTCCGGGCGATCAGCGCCTCGATGCGGGGACGGTCCTCCGGGTGGATGGACTCGACGACCACGCCGAGCGGCAGCCCCTGCGCGGCCTGCTCCGGGGTGAGGGAGAAGGCCCTGGCGAAGCGCTCGTCGGCGGTGAACCGGTCGACCGTGATGTCCCACACCCAGGTGCCCACCACGGCGCCCGCGTTCAGCGCGAGCTGGATGCGCTCGTTGGCTTCGCGCAGCGCGTCCTCGGCGAGCCGGCGCTCCGTCACATCCTGGGCGACGCCGATGAGCCGCACGGGCTTGCCCTGGGCGTCCCGGACGAACTCCGCGCGCCGGGAGATCCACCGCACCTCGCCCGTATCGGGCCGGCGGATCCGATACTCGACGGAGAGCTTCGCCCTGCCCTGGAGCCGGGTCTCCGGCGTCGAGGCGACGTTCCGGTCTTCCGGCAGGAGGAGCGACTCGACCTCGGAGGCAGGCATCACCTCCCGCGGCTCGATGCCGAACACCCGGCAGAACTGAGGGCTCACCGTCAGCATCTGGGCGGCGATGTCCAGCGTGAAGACCCCGACGCCGCCTGCCTCCTGGGCCAGGCGCAGGTGCTCGCCTCGCTCCCGGAGCCATGCCTCGGCCGACTGTCGCTCAGTCTCTGGGGCCTTCGCTTTCTCGGAGTCGTGGGGGCTCATGGACGAAGCTGGGAAACGCTCGTTACCAGGACTGTGGCCGTTCGCTCCACCCTTCCGCAACGAGGAAGGTCTTCATCCAGGCAAGCTCATCGTCCTGCCAACAGCCCGAGCGGACAGGCAGGCGTCGAGGCGGTGGCAGTGGCTCACGCCGCGTCGCGGGCGGGCGGCTCGAGCGGCTTGCCCGAGCCCGGCTCCGCGACCAGCGCGGCCAGCTCCTCCCCGCTGAGCGTCTCCTTCTCCAGGAGCCGCGCGGCCGCCTTGCGCAGCACCGCCTCGCGCGCGCCGAGCAGCTCGCGCACCCGGGCGTGCTGGGCCTCCAGGAGGTGGCGCACCTCGTCGTCGATGCGCCGGGCGATCGCCTCGCTGTAGTTGCCCCGCACCCGCGACGGGCCCGTCTCCAGGAAGGGGGAGGCCTTGCCGTCATCGAACGTCACCGGCCCCAGCGACTCGCTCATGCCATAGGAGGCCACCATGCTCCGGGCGATGTCGGTGGCCTTGAGCAGGTCGTCCTGCGCCCCGGTGGACACCTCGTGGAAGACCAGCTCCTCCGCCACGCGGCCTCCCAGCAGCATGGCGATGCGGTCCATCAGCTCCTGGCGCGTCATCAGGAAGCGGTCCTCGGTGGGCACCTGGATGGTGTAGCCGAGCGCGGCGATGCCGCGAGGGATGATGGACACCTTGCGCAGCGACTCCGCCCCGGACAGCGCCAGGCCCACCAGCGCATGCCCCAGCTCGTGGTGGGCCACGCGCTCGCGCTCCAGCCGGTTGAGCACCCGGTGGCGCTTCTCCAGCCCCGCCACGGCGCGCTCCACGGCCTCCTCCAGCTCGGCGCGTCCCACCTTGTCCTTGTTGCGGCGGACGGCCAGCAGCGCCGCCTCATTGAGGACGTTGGCCAGGTCGGCGCCCACCATGCCCACCGTCATCCCGGCCAGGGCCTCCAGGTCCGCCGGATCCTCCAGCGGCACCGAGCGCGCGTGGACCTTCAGGATGGCCAGCCGGCCGCCGCGATCCGGCCGGTCCACCAGCACGTGCCGGTCGAAGCGCCCCGCGCGCAGCAGGGCCGGGTCCAGGATCTCCGGCCGGTTGGTGGCCGCCATGAGGATGACGCCGATGCGGGGGTCGAAGCCGTCCAGCTCCACCAGCAGCTGGTTGAGCGTCTGCTCACGCTCCTCATGGGGCATGGGG
Encoded here:
- the ftsH gene encoding ATP-dependent zinc metalloprotease FtsH, with product MKKEQPSWWRPWVLPVLLVLGAIAVQELMRAQQPAPFSYSEFREAVAQGKVESVLLFPTRIDGHYKVGPGENPRTFSVVRVEDPALLEELTRHGVKVSGVVPDSPWMSIGMWLLPLGLLIFVNLARRGGSTEPGGYLAVGRSKARIYAEKDIPVRFSDVAGVDEAKEELSEVISFLQTPEKFRKLGGKIPKGVLLVGPPGTGKTLLARAVAGEAKVPFFSISGSEFVEMFVGVGAARVRDLFQQAQAQAPCIIFIDELDALGRARQAGPMPHEEREQTLNQLLVELDGFDPRIGVILMAATNRPEILDPALLRAGRFDRHVLVDRPDRGGRLAILKVHARSVPLEDPADLEALAGMTVGMVGADLANVLNEAALLAVRRNKDKVGRAELEEAVERAVAGLEKRHRVLNRLERERVAHHELGHALVGLALSGAESLRKVSIIPRGIAALGYTIQVPTEDRFLMTRQELMDRIAMLLGGRVAEELVFHEVSTGAQDDLLKATDIARSMVASYGMSESLGPVTFDDGKASPFLETGPSRVRGNYSEAIARRIDDEVRHLLEAQHARVRELLGAREAVLRKAAARLLEKETLSGEELAALVAEPGSGKPLEPPARDAA
- a CDS encoding hybrid sensor histidine kinase/response regulator — its product is MSPHDSEKAKAPETERQSAEAWLRERGEHLRLAQEAGGVGVFTLDIAAQMLTVSPQFCRVFGIEPREVMPASEVESLLLPEDRNVASTPETRLQGRAKLSVEYRIRRPDTGEVRWISRRAEFVRDAQGKPVRLIGVAQDVTERRLAEDALREANERIQLALNAGAVVGTWVWDITVDRFTADERFARAFSLTPEQAAQGLPLGVVVESIHPEDRPRIEALIARTLETGGPYRAEYRVRQLDGSYRWLQANGRCELSPEGKPLRFPGVLLDVDERKKAELRQAALVEVGDRLRDMGDTADIAGAAMEIVGRLFGVQRAGYGSVDESQEYVEIERDWRADPGIQSVAGRHRFADYGSYIENLRRGETVIIRDVESDPTTVRGGANLRALGIRSLLNVPLLEHGHLVAILYLHDREVRDWSQDELTFIRNVADRIWAASERVRAIVELRRANEQLEQRVQQRTRERDRIWNFSQDLLLVADFEGRFISVNPAWTTVLGWSEAELVGRTSAWLEPPGEHEKTQEEVARLAGGYLTQRFENTFRHKDGSYRVLSWTAVPVPEDGVLYAVARDITEQRQTEDQLRQSQKMEAIGQLTGGVAHDFNNLLQVVGGNLQLLQRDVAGNERALRRVKAAATAVDRGARLAAQLLAFSRRQPLEPLVLNLGRLVRGMDDLLRRALGEDIEVETVSAGGLWNTLVDPNQLENVILNLAINARDAMEGAGKLTIEVSNAMLDDHYAHLHPEVVPGQYVLLAVSDTGSGMTPEVLKRAFEPFFTTKPEGRGTGLGLSMVYGFVRQSGGHVKIYSEVGHGTTIKIYLPRSLQPEMAPAEVLTGPIEGGTETLLVVEDDAEVRSTVVEMLGELGYRVLKAVDGQSALAILQSGIPVDLVFTDVVMPGPVRGTELARQAKALLPDVEVLFTSGYAENAIVHGGRLDPGVNLLSKPHRREDLARKVRQLLNQREQRMVARAASAPEPTPSQRVPVQEPPRSMRVLLVEDDEEIRASAGELLELLGHDVVEVESAEAARGALAAGRFDVILTDITLPGMSGLELAREVRRDRPDTKIIIASGYGNSAMDGEVEQLDSVVVLPKPYALAQLRSALEQAWRGEREAG